The following are from one region of the Penaeus chinensis breed Huanghai No. 1 chromosome 32, ASM1920278v2, whole genome shotgun sequence genome:
- the LOC125042558 gene encoding uncharacterized protein LOC125042558 isoform X1, which produces MTSGPPFTCALLLFVFLGYYRYSYRSPYRCYCSTCVRYRLYRPYNYLYKYRPCRFSCYPYRPLHHYTRTYLDTCDLLDDDDDLNPRSSYKLPKLKVTSSNPKDGTSEDSDLLDGSQVEEIQRGMNKKSQSSKQDSWTKSKVKNDDGDVDSAGGARERQYEEGKAPNRESGLGKESQSSAEFFDLD; this is translated from the exons ATGACGTCAGGCCCTCCATTCACTTGCgcgttattgttgtttgttttcctcgG GTATTACCGGTACTCATACAGATCGCCATACAGATGCTACTGTTCTACGTGCGTGCGATACAGACTCTATCGGCCTTACAACTACCTGTACAAGTACCGACCTTGCCGATTCTCATGCTACCCTTACCGCCCCCTCCACCACTATACGAGGACCTACCTGGATACCTGTGACCTTcttgacgacgacgacgacctcAACCCGAGATCCTCCTACAAACTCCCGAAGCTAAAAGTGACTTCCTCCAACCCAAAGGACGGCACGAGCGAGGACTCAGACCTCTTGGATGGGTCTCAGGTCGAGGAAATACAAAGGGGGATGAACAAGAAGAGTCAGTCGTCAAAGCAAGACTCCTGGACGAAAAGTAAAGTGAAAAATGATGACGGGGACGTGGATAGCGCTGGCGGTGCGAGAGAGAGGCAGTACGAGGAGGGCAAGGCACCCAACAGGGAAAGTGGCCTGGGAAAGGAGAGCCAGTCAAGTGCAGAGTTCTTTGATCTTGATTAA
- the LOC125042625 gene encoding F-actin-capping protein subunit beta isoform X4: MEQQLDCALDLMRRLPPQQIERNLSDLIDLVPSLCEELLSSVDQPLKIARDKNSGKDYLLCDYNRDGDSYRSPWSNTYDPPLEDGAMPSDRLRKLELDANQAFDQYRDMYFEGGVSSVYLWDLDHGFAGVILIKKAGDGSKKIKGCWDSIHVVEVVEKSSGRSAHYKLTSTAMLWLQTNKQGSGTMNLGGSLTRQMEQDCPVSESSPHIANIGRMVEDMENKIRNTLNEIYFGKTKDIVNGLRSVQPLPDQKQQAALRSEIAAALLRRQAKGSNSESN, from the exons ATGGAGCAACAACTGGATTGTGCCCTTGACCTTATGCGTCGGCTGCCCCCTCAGCAAATAGAGCGCAACTTGAGTGACCTCATTGACCTAGTACCATCATTATGCGAAGAGCTCCTCTCATCAGTGGATCAGCCTCTAAAGATTGCTCGAGACAAAAACAGTGGAAAAGATTACCTTCTATGTGACTACAACAGAGATGGGGATTCTTATAG GTCACCATGGAGCAATACCTACGACCCCCCCCTAGAAGACGGAGCCATGCCAAGCGACCGTTTACGCAAGTTAGAGCTAGATGCCAACCAGGCCTTTGACCAGTACCGAGACATGTACTTTGAGGGAGGAGTATCATCAGTATATCTCTGGGATCTAGACCATGGCTTTGCAG GAGTAATCCTTATTAAGAAAGCTGGTGATGGTAGCAAGAAAATAAAAGGCTGTTGGGATAGCATCCATGTAGTGGAGGTTGTAGAGAAGTCAAGCGGTCGCTCGGCACACTACAAGCTCACGTCAACAGCAATGCTTTGGCTGCAAACCAACAAACAAGGATCAGGAACCATGAACCTTGGAGGGTCTCTCACTAGACAG ATGGAACAAGATTGCCCAGTGTCAGAATCATCTCCACACATTGCTAACATTGGTCGTATGGTAGAAGACATGGAAAATAAGATCCGGAATACCCTCAATGAAATCTACTTTGGCAAAACCAAGGACATCGTGAATGGCCTCCGCTCAGTCCAACCCCTCCCTGACCAGAAGCAACAGGCTGCTCTCAGGAGTGAGATTGCAGCGGCACTCTTAAGGAGACAAGCGAAAGGGTCCAATAGCGAGAGTAACTAg
- the LOC125042625 gene encoding F-actin-capping protein subunit beta isoform X3, producing MMEQQLDCALDLMRRLPPQQIERNLSDLIDLVPSLCEELLSSVDQPLKIARDKNSGKDYLLCDYNRDGDSYRSPWSNTYDPPLEDGAMPSDRLRKLELDANQAFDQYRDMYFEGGVSSVYLWDLDHGFAGVILIKKAGDGSKKIKGCWDSIHVVEVVEKSSGRSAHYKLTSTAMLWLQTNKQGSGTMNLGGSLTRQMEQDCPVSESSPHIANIGRMVEDMENKIRNTLNEIYFGKTKDIVNGLRSVQPLPDQKQQAALRSEIAAALLRRQAKGSNSESN from the exons ATG ATGGAGCAACAACTGGATTGTGCCCTTGACCTTATGCGTCGGCTGCCCCCTCAGCAAATAGAGCGCAACTTGAGTGACCTCATTGACCTAGTACCATCATTATGCGAAGAGCTCCTCTCATCAGTGGATCAGCCTCTAAAGATTGCTCGAGACAAAAACAGTGGAAAAGATTACCTTCTATGTGACTACAACAGAGATGGGGATTCTTATAG GTCACCATGGAGCAATACCTACGACCCCCCCCTAGAAGACGGAGCCATGCCAAGCGACCGTTTACGCAAGTTAGAGCTAGATGCCAACCAGGCCTTTGACCAGTACCGAGACATGTACTTTGAGGGAGGAGTATCATCAGTATATCTCTGGGATCTAGACCATGGCTTTGCAG GAGTAATCCTTATTAAGAAAGCTGGTGATGGTAGCAAGAAAATAAAAGGCTGTTGGGATAGCATCCATGTAGTGGAGGTTGTAGAGAAGTCAAGCGGTCGCTCGGCACACTACAAGCTCACGTCAACAGCAATGCTTTGGCTGCAAACCAACAAACAAGGATCAGGAACCATGAACCTTGGAGGGTCTCTCACTAGACAG ATGGAACAAGATTGCCCAGTGTCAGAATCATCTCCACACATTGCTAACATTGGTCGTATGGTAGAAGACATGGAAAATAAGATCCGGAATACCCTCAATGAAATCTACTTTGGCAAAACCAAGGACATCGTGAATGGCCTCCGCTCAGTCCAACCCCTCCCTGACCAGAAGCAACAGGCTGCTCTCAGGAGTGAGATTGCAGCGGCACTCTTAAGGAGACAAGCGAAAGGGTCCAATAGCGAGAGTAACTAg
- the LOC125042558 gene encoding uncharacterized protein LOC125042558 isoform X2 translates to MALYYRYSYRSPYRCYCSTCVRYRLYRPYNYLYKYRPCRFSCYPYRPLHHYTRTYLDTCDLLDDDDDLNPRSSYKLPKLKVTSSNPKDGTSEDSDLLDGSQVEEIQRGMNKKSQSSKQDSWTKSKVKNDDGDVDSAGGARERQYEEGKAPNRESGLGKESQSSAEFFDLD, encoded by the exons ATGGCCCT GTATTACCGGTACTCATACAGATCGCCATACAGATGCTACTGTTCTACGTGCGTGCGATACAGACTCTATCGGCCTTACAACTACCTGTACAAGTACCGACCTTGCCGATTCTCATGCTACCCTTACCGCCCCCTCCACCACTATACGAGGACCTACCTGGATACCTGTGACCTTcttgacgacgacgacgacctcAACCCGAGATCCTCCTACAAACTCCCGAAGCTAAAAGTGACTTCCTCCAACCCAAAGGACGGCACGAGCGAGGACTCAGACCTCTTGGATGGGTCTCAGGTCGAGGAAATACAAAGGGGGATGAACAAGAAGAGTCAGTCGTCAAAGCAAGACTCCTGGACGAAAAGTAAAGTGAAAAATGATGACGGGGACGTGGATAGCGCTGGCGGTGCGAGAGAGAGGCAGTACGAGGAGGGCAAGGCACCCAACAGGGAAAGTGGCCTGGGAAAGGAGAGCCAGTCAAGTGCAGAGTTCTTTGATCTTGATTAA
- the LOC125042625 gene encoding F-actin-capping protein subunit beta isoform X1: protein MPHVQMEQQLDCALDLMRRLPPQQIERNLSDLIDLVPSLCEELLSSVDQPLKIARDKNSGKDYLLCDYNRDGDSYRSPWSNTYDPPLEDGAMPSDRLRKLELDANQAFDQYRDMYFEGGVSSVYLWDLDHGFAGVILIKKAGDGSKKIKGCWDSIHVVEVVEKSSGRSAHYKLTSTAMLWLQTNKQGSGTMNLGGSLTRQMEQDCPVSESSPHIANIGRMVEDMENKIRNTLNEIYFGKTKDIVNGLRSVQPLPDQKQQAALRSEIAAALLRRQAKGSNSESN, encoded by the exons ATGCCACACGTGCAG ATGGAGCAACAACTGGATTGTGCCCTTGACCTTATGCGTCGGCTGCCCCCTCAGCAAATAGAGCGCAACTTGAGTGACCTCATTGACCTAGTACCATCATTATGCGAAGAGCTCCTCTCATCAGTGGATCAGCCTCTAAAGATTGCTCGAGACAAAAACAGTGGAAAAGATTACCTTCTATGTGACTACAACAGAGATGGGGATTCTTATAG GTCACCATGGAGCAATACCTACGACCCCCCCCTAGAAGACGGAGCCATGCCAAGCGACCGTTTACGCAAGTTAGAGCTAGATGCCAACCAGGCCTTTGACCAGTACCGAGACATGTACTTTGAGGGAGGAGTATCATCAGTATATCTCTGGGATCTAGACCATGGCTTTGCAG GAGTAATCCTTATTAAGAAAGCTGGTGATGGTAGCAAGAAAATAAAAGGCTGTTGGGATAGCATCCATGTAGTGGAGGTTGTAGAGAAGTCAAGCGGTCGCTCGGCACACTACAAGCTCACGTCAACAGCAATGCTTTGGCTGCAAACCAACAAACAAGGATCAGGAACCATGAACCTTGGAGGGTCTCTCACTAGACAG ATGGAACAAGATTGCCCAGTGTCAGAATCATCTCCACACATTGCTAACATTGGTCGTATGGTAGAAGACATGGAAAATAAGATCCGGAATACCCTCAATGAAATCTACTTTGGCAAAACCAAGGACATCGTGAATGGCCTCCGCTCAGTCCAACCCCTCCCTGACCAGAAGCAACAGGCTGCTCTCAGGAGTGAGATTGCAGCGGCACTCTTAAGGAGACAAGCGAAAGGGTCCAATAGCGAGAGTAACTAg
- the LOC125042625 gene encoding F-actin-capping protein subunit beta isoform X2, which produces MQMEQQLDCALDLMRRLPPQQIERNLSDLIDLVPSLCEELLSSVDQPLKIARDKNSGKDYLLCDYNRDGDSYRSPWSNTYDPPLEDGAMPSDRLRKLELDANQAFDQYRDMYFEGGVSSVYLWDLDHGFAGVILIKKAGDGSKKIKGCWDSIHVVEVVEKSSGRSAHYKLTSTAMLWLQTNKQGSGTMNLGGSLTRQMEQDCPVSESSPHIANIGRMVEDMENKIRNTLNEIYFGKTKDIVNGLRSVQPLPDQKQQAALRSEIAAALLRRQAKGSNSESN; this is translated from the exons ATG CAGATGGAGCAACAACTGGATTGTGCCCTTGACCTTATGCGTCGGCTGCCCCCTCAGCAAATAGAGCGCAACTTGAGTGACCTCATTGACCTAGTACCATCATTATGCGAAGAGCTCCTCTCATCAGTGGATCAGCCTCTAAAGATTGCTCGAGACAAAAACAGTGGAAAAGATTACCTTCTATGTGACTACAACAGAGATGGGGATTCTTATAG GTCACCATGGAGCAATACCTACGACCCCCCCCTAGAAGACGGAGCCATGCCAAGCGACCGTTTACGCAAGTTAGAGCTAGATGCCAACCAGGCCTTTGACCAGTACCGAGACATGTACTTTGAGGGAGGAGTATCATCAGTATATCTCTGGGATCTAGACCATGGCTTTGCAG GAGTAATCCTTATTAAGAAAGCTGGTGATGGTAGCAAGAAAATAAAAGGCTGTTGGGATAGCATCCATGTAGTGGAGGTTGTAGAGAAGTCAAGCGGTCGCTCGGCACACTACAAGCTCACGTCAACAGCAATGCTTTGGCTGCAAACCAACAAACAAGGATCAGGAACCATGAACCTTGGAGGGTCTCTCACTAGACAG ATGGAACAAGATTGCCCAGTGTCAGAATCATCTCCACACATTGCTAACATTGGTCGTATGGTAGAAGACATGGAAAATAAGATCCGGAATACCCTCAATGAAATCTACTTTGGCAAAACCAAGGACATCGTGAATGGCCTCCGCTCAGTCCAACCCCTCCCTGACCAGAAGCAACAGGCTGCTCTCAGGAGTGAGATTGCAGCGGCACTCTTAAGGAGACAAGCGAAAGGGTCCAATAGCGAGAGTAACTAg